The Symphalangus syndactylus isolate Jambi chromosome 16, NHGRI_mSymSyn1-v2.1_pri, whole genome shotgun sequence genome has a window encoding:
- the CPLX1 gene encoding complexin-1, which produces MEFVMKQALGGATKDMGKMLGGDEEKDPDAAKKEEERQEALRQAEEERKAKYAKMEAEREAMRQGIRDKYGIKKKEEREAEAQAAMEANSEGSLTRPKKAIPPGCGDEVEEEDESILDTVIKYLPGPLQDMLKK; this is translated from the exons GGGCCACCAAGGACATGGGGAAGATGCTCGGGGGTGACGAGGAGAAGGACCCAGACGCCGCCAAGAAGGAGGAGGAGCGGCAGGAGGCGCTGCGCCAGGCGGAGGAGGAGCGCAAGGCCAAGTACGCCAAGATGGAGGCGGAGCGCGAGGCCATGCGCCAGGGCATCCGAGACAAG TACGGCATCAAGAAGAAGGAGGAGCGCGAGGCCGAGGCCCAGGCCGCCATGGAGGCCAACTCCGAGGGGAGCTTGACGCGGCCCAAGAAGGCCATCCCGCCGGGCTGCGGGGACGAGGTCGAGGAGGAGGACGAGAGCATCCTGGACACCGTCATCAAGTACCTGCCCGGGCCGCTGCAGGACATGCTCAAGAAGTAG
- the LOC129464584 gene encoding uncharacterized protein, whose translation MVFSGFRASPQTCQGLLGSPSSHSHPQVLLPGELLPSITAVLGLGVPGHLSLERTPQNRVSARPCGSQALVCSPAPENAFPAEWPWPSGQVRRDLSLRMTWSLSAATGTSGQTLSVSQPGAGPGVPFLGPEGRIPHRLQTVPQAPRVTPLTREVPLLTQLMFPPLHACSSEHTRVPECLCCGHTASWAGHTCCRCMHRPPHPWLEGPSFQWHRSPQRTPGPHRTRSTCFLHFHAGSLLPFPLWMARMRTSLLLLPRRVRALIWACRALWVTPLSLRRMFLPCALRLTEETPGVPALSSVQGLLRTRASPQPLSPQWPGGVLATGGWEHGALLSISLKVALAPHTQSHLQP comes from the coding sequence ATGGTGTTTTCAGGGTTCAGGGCCTCACCTCAGACATGTCAGGGCCTCCTGGGCTCCCCCAGCAGCCACTCCCATCCTCAGGTGTTACTTCCTGGAGAGCTGCTGCCCAGCATCACGGCGGTCCTGGGGCTGGGTGTGCCTGGGCATTTGTCTCTGGAGCGGACACCTCAGAACCGGGTTTCGGCCAGACCGTGTGGAAGCCAGGCTCTGGTGTGCAGCCCAGCCCCGGAGAACGCTTTCCCGGCAGAGTGGCCCTGGCCCTCAGGCCAAGTCCGGCGTGACCTCAGCCTCAGAATGACCTGGAGCCTCAGTGCAGCAACTGGCACTTCAGGCCAAACTCTGAGTGTCTCACAacctggggcagggcctggggtcCCCTTCCTGGGCCCAGAGGGAAGGATCCCACACCGTTTGCAGACGGTCCCCCAAGCCCCGAGGGTCACTCCTCTGACCCGGGAGGTTCCTTTGCTCACACAACTCATGTTCCCGCCGTTACATGCATGCTCCTCTGAGCACACGCGTGTTCCTGAGTGCCTTTGCTGTGGGCACACAGCCTCGTGGGCTGGGCACACGTGTTGCCGCTGCATGCACAGACCCCCACACCCCTGGCTGGAGGGACCTAGCTTCCAGTGGCATCGCTCTCCCCAACGCACCCCTGGGCCCCACAGGACGAGGAGCACATGCTTCCTCCACTTCCATGCCGGGAGCTTGCTGCCCTTCCCGCTGTGGATGGCTAGGATGAGAACCAGTCTGCTCTTGCTGCCCCGCAGGGTCAGGGCTTTGATCTGGGCCTGCAGGGCCCTCTGGGTGACGCCCCTGTCCCTGCGGAGGATGTTCCTACCCTGTGCTCTTCGCTTGACTGAGGAGACCCCTGGAGTCCCGGCTCTGTCAAGTGTGCAGGGGCTGCTGCGGACTAGGGCGAGCCCACAGCCCCTCTCTCCTCAGTGGCCAGGTGGTGTTCTGGCCACAGGTGGCTGGGAGCATGGCGCCCTCCTTTCCATCTCACTGAAGGTGGCCCTGGCTCCCCACACCCAGAGCCATCTGCAGCCCTAG